In one window of Frigoriglobus tundricola DNA:
- a CDS encoding leucine-rich repeat domain-containing protein: MSWPGLARLESLDVSGCDLRSEGIRALATSTRIENLIRLSVGRNDGGDALSLLLASPRLKCLKELELGGTAFGLHNVISFGEGICAKMLRHLDLDSATFQPEAFVQFTRCPLPALRWLRLNSVELRPLGADRLVRAPFTETLEELYLDNTRLRPEGVEALASGNFPALGTLDLSRNRLDNRGGIALANAVKSFPALTNLRLWDNRLGSNAVVHLAASKLLANLTDLDLSGNKIGVIGAIALAQSKHLKNLASLVVDEKAVTKKGKTALLDRLGESVVSFR; this comes from the coding sequence GTGTCTTGGCCCGGCCTCGCACGGCTCGAATCGCTCGATGTGTCGGGCTGCGACCTGCGAAGCGAAGGCATCCGGGCACTCGCCACGAGCACCCGCATCGAGAACTTGATCCGGTTGTCCGTGGGTCGCAACGACGGGGGCGATGCGCTCAGCCTGCTCCTCGCCTCCCCGCGCCTCAAATGTCTGAAAGAACTCGAACTCGGCGGGACCGCGTTCGGCCTCCACAACGTGATTTCCTTTGGTGAGGGTATCTGCGCGAAAATGCTCCGGCACCTCGACCTCGATTCGGCGACGTTCCAGCCCGAAGCGTTCGTGCAATTCACGCGGTGCCCACTGCCGGCCCTTCGGTGGTTGCGTCTGAATAGCGTCGAACTCCGCCCTCTGGGGGCCGACCGGCTCGTGCGCGCCCCCTTTACCGAGACGCTCGAAGAGCTTTACCTCGACAACACCCGACTCCGCCCAGAGGGTGTTGAAGCACTCGCGAGCGGGAACTTCCCTGCTCTCGGAACGCTCGACCTGTCCCGCAACCGCCTCGACAACCGCGGCGGGATCGCCCTGGCGAACGCGGTAAAAAGCTTCCCCGCACTCACCAACCTTCGGCTGTGGGACAACCGCCTCGGCTCAAATGCGGTCGTTCATCTCGCCGCCAGCAAGCTCCTCGCGAACCTCACCGACCTCGACCTGAGTGGCAACAAGATTGGGGTGATCGGCGCGATCGCGCTGGCGCAGTCGAAGCACCTGAAGAACCTCGCGTCGCTTGTTGTGGATGAAAAAGCCGTTACCAAGAAGGGGAAGACGGCACTGCTCGACCGCTTGGGCGAGAGCGTGGTGAGTTTCCGGTAA
- a CDS encoding bifunctional 5,10-methylenetetrahydrofolate dehydrogenase/5,10-methenyltetrahydrofolate cyclohydrolase: MPAQRLDGKALAATMRAEIAARVAARTAKGQRPPGLAAVLVGEDPASQTYVRNKHKACHDAGLASAVHTLPASTTQAGLLELVARLNADPAVHGILVQLPLPKQIDEGAVIRAVAPAKDVDCFHPENVGLLAAGFPRFYPCTPHGVLQLLSRNGIGTAGKEVVVVGRSNIVGKPLALMLMQKPTAASPAAGDATVTVAHTRTADLAAVCRRADVLVAAVGRAGVITPDMVKPGAAVVDVGTNSVNGKLVGDVHPDVGAVAGWLSPVPGGVGPMTITMLLYNTLSAAEQIDG; the protein is encoded by the coding sequence ATGCCGGCTCAGCGACTCGACGGGAAAGCACTGGCGGCGACGATGCGGGCGGAGATCGCCGCACGGGTGGCGGCGCGGACGGCGAAGGGCCAGCGCCCGCCCGGTCTGGCCGCCGTTCTGGTCGGTGAAGATCCGGCCAGCCAGACGTATGTGCGGAACAAGCACAAAGCTTGTCACGATGCCGGCCTCGCGTCCGCCGTTCACACGCTCCCGGCCTCCACGACCCAGGCCGGGCTCCTCGAACTCGTAGCACGACTGAACGCCGACCCCGCGGTTCACGGGATTCTCGTTCAACTGCCGCTGCCGAAGCAGATCGACGAAGGGGCCGTGATCCGGGCCGTTGCCCCGGCGAAAGACGTCGATTGCTTCCACCCCGAGAACGTGGGGCTGTTGGCCGCCGGGTTCCCGCGCTTTTACCCTTGCACGCCGCACGGCGTGTTACAGTTGTTGAGCCGCAACGGAATCGGCACGGCCGGTAAAGAAGTGGTGGTCGTCGGGCGCAGTAACATAGTTGGCAAACCGCTGGCGCTGATGCTCATGCAGAAGCCGACGGCGGCGAGCCCGGCCGCGGGCGATGCGACCGTTACCGTCGCGCACACCCGGACGGCTGACCTCGCCGCGGTGTGCCGGCGGGCGGACGTTCTGGTCGCCGCGGTCGGCCGGGCCGGCGTCATCACCCCGGACATGGTGAAGCCCGGGGCCGCGGTGGTGGACGTGGGTACGAACAGTGTGAACGGGAAGCTCGTGGGCGACGTACATCCGGACGTGGGCGCCGTCGCGGGGTGGCTCTCGCCGGTGCCCGGCGGCGTCGGCCCGATGACGATCACGATGCTGCTGTACAACACCCTCTCCGCAGCGGAGCAGATCGACGGGTGA
- a CDS encoding SIR2 family NAD-dependent protein deacylase, with protein MTDEELHTALDQAALWLNAAERVCVLTGAGVSAESGVPTFRASDGLWEGHRIEDVASPGGFERNPTLVWNFYNERRANVKKVAPNPGHHALVELEKRRGDRFTLVTQNVDGLHQAAGSRNVLEIHGSLRRTRCLGCGTVANRELEPLGAEPRCPQCRGQLRPDIVWFGEGLPDDVWSAAMDAAHECHVLLVVGTSAVVHPAASLIPIAKRGAVIPAKVIEVNLTSTEASRYADVGLYGPSGVVLPKLVQRLG; from the coding sequence ATGACCGACGAGGAACTGCACACGGCGCTCGACCAGGCGGCGCTGTGGCTGAACGCGGCCGAGCGCGTGTGCGTACTGACGGGCGCGGGAGTATCAGCCGAGAGCGGCGTCCCCACGTTCCGCGCGAGCGACGGGCTCTGGGAGGGCCACCGCATCGAAGATGTCGCCAGCCCCGGCGGCTTCGAGCGCAACCCGACACTGGTCTGGAACTTCTACAACGAGCGCCGCGCGAACGTGAAGAAGGTGGCCCCGAACCCCGGTCACCACGCTCTCGTGGAACTGGAGAAGCGCCGGGGCGACCGCTTCACTCTCGTCACGCAGAACGTGGACGGGTTGCACCAGGCGGCCGGAAGCCGGAACGTGTTGGAGATTCACGGCAGCCTCCGCCGCACACGTTGCTTGGGCTGCGGGACCGTCGCGAACCGCGAACTCGAGCCGCTCGGCGCCGAACCGCGGTGCCCGCAGTGCCGCGGCCAGTTGCGGCCCGATATCGTGTGGTTCGGTGAAGGTCTTCCCGACGACGTGTGGAGCGCCGCAATGGACGCGGCCCACGAGTGCCATGTGCTGCTCGTCGTCGGCACGTCAGCGGTGGTTCACCCGGCCGCGTCACTGATCCCGATCGCCAAGCGCGGGGCGGTGATCCCCGCGAAGGTGATCGAGGTGAACTTGACCAGCACCGAAGCCAGTCGCTACGCCGACGTTGGGCTGTACGGCCCCTCTGGCGTGGTGCTGCCGAAACTGGTGCAGCGATTGGGGTGA
- the glmM gene encoding phosphoglucosamine mutase has translation MAVPSDLIVSVSGIRGIVGAGLTAEVTARFAAAFGSTVAGQRVVVSRDGRPSGEMLRHAVLAGLLGAGCIVEDIGIAPTPTCGFAVRQMNAAGAIQITASHNPAPWNGLKMFGADGAVLPANTGAVIRGLYEAGAFARSAWDAIGSVSVPPDVAADHGRAVLDTISVATVAGQQFRVFLDANAGAGGPLGTQLLADLGCDTIQYACDPTGLFAHEPEPIPAHLGDVAPWVKQHECAVGFVLDPDSDRLALIDETGTCVSEEVTLALAVKYRLRQQPGAVVINMSTSRMSEDLAAAAGCPCFRSAVGEANVVGLMRATQAVIGGEGNGGVIDPRIGWVRDPFVGMAFILSLMAEDRKPLSQLVAELPQYAMLKTKFTVSRERLPEAMAALVARWPDARINRDDGLRLDGGDWWLHVRGSNTEPVVRVIAEAPTAERAEELCRQAGTVVTG, from the coding sequence ATGGCGGTACCGTCCGACCTGATCGTGTCCGTGTCCGGGATTCGCGGCATCGTCGGCGCGGGGCTGACCGCCGAGGTGACGGCGCGGTTCGCCGCCGCCTTCGGCTCGACCGTCGCCGGGCAGCGGGTCGTCGTGTCCCGCGACGGGCGCCCGAGCGGCGAGATGCTCCGGCACGCGGTCCTCGCCGGTCTGCTCGGCGCGGGGTGCATCGTCGAAGACATCGGCATCGCCCCCACGCCGACGTGCGGGTTCGCGGTCCGGCAGATGAACGCGGCCGGCGCGATACAGATCACCGCGAGCCACAACCCGGCGCCGTGGAACGGCCTCAAGATGTTCGGGGCCGACGGCGCGGTACTCCCCGCCAACACCGGGGCGGTGATCCGCGGGCTGTACGAGGCCGGCGCCTTCGCCCGTTCGGCCTGGGACGCAATTGGCAGCGTGAGTGTCCCACCGGACGTGGCGGCGGACCACGGCCGGGCCGTCCTCGACACGATCAGCGTCGCGACCGTTGCGGGCCAGCAGTTCCGCGTGTTCCTGGACGCCAACGCCGGTGCCGGTGGTCCGCTCGGCACGCAACTGCTCGCCGATCTCGGTTGCGATACGATCCAGTACGCCTGCGACCCCACCGGCCTGTTCGCGCATGAGCCCGAACCGATCCCGGCGCACCTCGGGGACGTGGCGCCGTGGGTGAAGCAGCACGAGTGCGCCGTCGGCTTCGTCCTCGACCCCGACTCCGACCGCCTGGCCCTGATCGACGAGACCGGCACCTGCGTGAGCGAGGAGGTCACGCTCGCGCTGGCGGTCAAGTACCGGCTCCGGCAGCAACCCGGCGCGGTCGTCATCAACATGTCCACGTCGCGGATGAGTGAGGACCTGGCCGCCGCGGCCGGGTGCCCGTGCTTCCGGTCGGCGGTGGGGGAGGCGAACGTCGTCGGCCTCATGCGGGCGACGCAGGCCGTTATCGGCGGCGAGGGGAACGGCGGGGTGATCGACCCGCGGATCGGCTGGGTGCGCGACCCGTTCGTCGGCATGGCCTTCATCCTCAGCCTGATGGCCGAGGACCGGAAGCCCCTCTCACAACTCGTGGCCGAACTCCCCCAATACGCGATGCTGAAGACGAAGTTCACCGTTTCGCGCGAGCGGCTGCCCGAGGCGATGGCCGCGCTCGTCGCCCGGTGGCCGGACGCCCGGATCAACCGCGACGACGGGCTCCGGCTCGACGGCGGCGACTGGTGGCTGCACGTCCGCGGCAGCAACACGGAACCGGTGGTCCGCGTGATCGCGGAGGCCCCGACCGCGGAACGGGCGGAGGAACTGTGCCGCCAGGCGGGTACGGTCGTAACGGGCTGA